Proteins encoded by one window of Bacteroidetes bacterium GWF2_43_63:
- a CDS encoding O-acetyl-ADP-ribose deacetylase: protein MMEIVKGDITQQQVECIVNAANTTLLGGGGVDGAIHRAAGPQLLEFCKKLNGAQTGEAKITPGFRLHAKYVIHTPGPVWRGGVHNEPELLRLCYFNSMKLALKNEIRTIAFPSISTGVYGFPFDTATRIAMSTIDTFIRENPGAPDVFLVAFSDKDFSTMQKIFADMFSV from the coding sequence ATGATGGAAATTGTTAAAGGAGATATTACTCAACAACAGGTGGAATGCATTGTAAATGCGGCTAATACAACTTTGCTGGGAGGCGGCGGAGTTGATGGTGCTATCCATCGTGCGGCGGGACCGCAATTGCTCGAGTTCTGCAAAAAACTGAACGGCGCTCAGACCGGCGAAGCCAAGATTACACCCGGATTCCGATTACACGCAAAGTATGTCATTCATACTCCGGGTCCCGTTTGGCGGGGAGGCGTTCACAACGAGCCGGAATTGTTGCGATTGTGTTATTTCAATTCGATGAAACTGGCCTTGAAAAACGAAATCCGCACCATCGCCTTCCCTTCGATCAGCACCGGCGTGTATGGATTTCCATTTGACACAGCCACGAGAATTGCCATGAGCACCATCGACACTTTTATACGCGAAAACCCAGGTGCTCCGGATGTATTTCTTGTCGCATTTTCCGATAAAGATTTCAGCACCATGCAAAAGATTTTTGCGGATATGTTCAGCGTTTAA
- a CDS encoding carbon starvation protein CstA translates to MYTFLISVGILIAGYLFYGLLMEKIFGVDKTRTTPAFSKQDGVDYVPLPWYKIFLIQFLNIAGLGPIFGAIAGAMWGPSAFLWIVFGSIFGGAVHDYMAGMMSVRLDGLSLPEIIGKYLGKPVMQFMRAFTVMLMVLVGAVFIMGPAGILAGLTPGVLNIGNTAIAFDLTFWAIIVFIYYFLATMLPIDKLIGRIYPIFGFALLFMAAAIIGAILFGNFHLPELTGNLYNQHIKGDAMPIFPMMFISIACGAISGFHATQSPLMARCIKNEKYGRRVFYGAMITEGILALIWAAAAMAFFGGVEQLNDTMIAKNGNAAWVVNEISNSLLGRFGAFLAILGVVAAPITSGDTAFRSARLIVADFIHLKQKKIANRLLIASPLFLCGFVLTQIDFGIIWRYMAWSNQTLATITLWAITVYLLGEKKLWLVSFIPAVFMTMVASSYIFFAPEGLQLPYNMSIGIGAGITFLVLALFFVWFVRNKQGSTEPLP, encoded by the coding sequence ATGTACACATTTCTCATTTCAGTGGGAATCCTTATCGCGGGCTATTTGTTTTATGGCTTGCTGATGGAAAAGATTTTCGGAGTTGACAAAACGCGCACTACGCCTGCATTTTCAAAACAAGATGGCGTGGATTATGTTCCCTTGCCCTGGTATAAAATTTTTCTTATTCAGTTCCTGAATATCGCCGGCCTCGGGCCCATTTTCGGAGCAATAGCCGGAGCCATGTGGGGCCCATCGGCTTTCCTGTGGATTGTTTTCGGTTCTATCTTCGGAGGTGCTGTTCACGATTACATGGCCGGAATGATGAGCGTTCGGCTTGACGGGCTAAGCCTGCCGGAAATCATTGGAAAATATCTTGGAAAACCCGTCATGCAGTTTATGCGCGCCTTCACCGTTATGCTGATGGTTCTGGTTGGAGCGGTCTTCATTATGGGGCCTGCCGGAATTCTTGCCGGGCTCACACCCGGAGTATTGAATATCGGAAACACAGCAATAGCATTTGATTTGACTTTCTGGGCAATAATCGTGTTTATTTATTACTTTCTGGCCACCATGCTTCCGATCGACAAATTAATCGGGCGCATTTATCCGATATTTGGTTTTGCATTACTGTTTATGGCAGCAGCAATCATTGGGGCCATTCTGTTCGGAAATTTCCACCTACCAGAACTCACAGGGAATCTATATAATCAGCACATCAAAGGCGATGCGATGCCCATATTTCCGATGATGTTCATTTCTATTGCCTGTGGCGCTATATCAGGATTTCATGCTACTCAAAGTCCTCTGATGGCCCGGTGTATAAAAAATGAAAAATATGGCCGGCGCGTATTTTACGGAGCCATGATTACGGAAGGAATCCTTGCTCTGATCTGGGCTGCAGCAGCCATGGCGTTTTTCGGAGGTGTTGAACAACTGAACGACACGATGATTGCAAAAAACGGGAATGCTGCGTGGGTAGTGAATGAAATCAGCAACTCATTGCTGGGTCGCTTCGGTGCTTTCCTTGCGATTCTTGGAGTTGTGGCGGCACCCATCACCTCGGGAGATACTGCTTTTCGGAGTGCCCGGCTGATTGTGGCCGATTTCATCCATTTAAAACAGAAAAAAATCGCAAATCGGTTGCTCATTGCCTCACCGCTCTTTTTATGCGGCTTTGTTCTTACTCAAATCGATTTTGGAATCATTTGGCGCTATATGGCCTGGAGTAATCAGACTCTTGCGACAATAACCCTTTGGGCAATCACCGTTTATCTGCTTGGTGAAAAGAAGCTTTGGCTCGTTTCGTTCATCCCGGCCGTGTTCATGACAATGGTTGCTTCATCCTATATATTCTTCGCACCTGAAGGCCTTCAACTTCCATACAATATGTCTATTGGTATTGGAGCCGGGATTACATTTCTGGTTCTGGCTCTTTTCTTTGTCTGGTTTGTTCGAAATAAGCAAGGAAGTACAGAGCCGCTACCGTGA
- a CDS encoding flavin reductase, with protein sequence MIQEKHIWKPGNMLYPLPVVMVSCGNADVRNIITIAWTGTLCTTPPMVYISVRPERHSYAMIKEQMAFTINLVDKNLVKAADFCGVRSGKDLDKFKTMKLTPVAGIQIPCPYIAESPLSMECKVTQIIELGSHHMFMAEVLNTIADERFFNTRTSKFEIERAALINYNHGGYFEHGDLVGTFGYSVKKK encoded by the coding sequence ATGATTCAAGAAAAACATATCTGGAAACCTGGCAACATGCTTTATCCTTTACCGGTAGTCATGGTTTCATGCGGTAATGCCGACGTTCGCAACATTATTACCATTGCATGGACCGGCACTTTGTGCACGACTCCACCCATGGTGTACATCTCAGTGCGGCCTGAACGCCATTCATATGCAATGATAAAAGAACAGATGGCATTTACGATTAATCTTGTGGATAAAAATCTGGTGAAAGCAGCCGACTTCTGCGGAGTCCGGAGTGGGAAAGACCTCGACAAGTTTAAAACCATGAAACTCACGCCTGTGGCCGGAATTCAGATTCCTTGTCCGTATATTGCCGAAAGCCCGCTGTCGATGGAATGCAAAGTGACACAGATTATCGAGCTGGGTTCGCACCACATGTTCATGGCCGAAGTGCTTAACACCATTGCCGACGAAAGATTCTTCAACACAAGAACGTCAAAATTCGAAATCGAACGTGCCGCTCTGATAAACTACAATCATGGTGGATACTTCGAGCATGGCGATCTGGTTGGAACGTTTGGCTATTCGGTGAAGAAGAAATGA